In the genome of Vibrio sp. NTOU-M3, one region contains:
- a CDS encoding GtrA family protein yields MIGLLQSNETLKQFFLYGVTGATLNFLGFGLYIVLTWFGVEPKLAMLFVYNIGIVSSFFANRKLVFGAKHTGFRIIVKFLAAHVIGYSINFLLLYYFYEQMGFAHQVVQFSAILIVALYLFVVFKFWVFRKPSSNLLIKGG; encoded by the coding sequence ATGATAGGTTTATTACAAAGTAATGAAACACTGAAACAGTTTTTTTTATATGGCGTTACTGGAGCCACATTAAACTTTCTGGGATTCGGGTTATACATCGTATTAACATGGTTTGGTGTCGAACCAAAATTAGCAATGCTATTTGTATATAATATAGGTATTGTAAGTAGTTTTTTTGCCAATAGGAAATTGGTATTTGGCGCTAAACATACCGGATTTAGAATTATTGTAAAGTTTCTAGCAGCACATGTTATAGGATACTCCATCAACTTTTTGCTATTATATTACTTTTATGAACAAATGGGGTTTGCTCATCAAGTGGTACAATTTTCTGCAATATTAATAGTGGCACTCTATTTATTTGTAGTATTTAAGTTTTGGGTTTTTCGTAAGCCATCATCAAATTTATTGATTAAGGGAGGGTAA
- a CDS encoding RNA recognition motif domain-containing protein: protein MNSNKSSLMVIALAIIGGIVFSQVAVSPVIAFVVGVVATAFLLKFLNNPILEPTKDTPATKTLYVGNLPYKANESHVKDLFAKHGEVFAVRLMKDKRTGKRRGFGFVVMAASDAQTAINGLNEQDYMQRTLKVRIANDPKNPESDNGE from the coding sequence ATGAATTCGAACAAATCATCTCTAATGGTTATCGCCTTAGCTATTATTGGCGGAATCGTATTTTCACAGGTTGCAGTATCACCTGTAATTGCTTTTGTTGTTGGCGTTGTCGCTACCGCTTTTCTTCTTAAATTTTTAAACAACCCAATTTTAGAGCCAACAAAAGATACACCAGCAACCAAAACTCTTTACGTAGGAAATCTTCCTTATAAAGCGAATGAATCGCACGTAAAGGATCTCTTTGCTAAACACGGTGAGGTTTTTGCCGTCAGATTAATGAAGGATAAACGAACTGGAAAACGCCGAGGCTTTGGCTTCGTGGTAATGGCTGCATCAGATGCACAAACAGCCATTAATGGATTAAATGAACAGGATTATATGCAAAGGACATTAAAAGTCCGTATTGCAAACGATCCTAAAAATCCAGAATCGGATAATGGCGAATAG
- a CDS encoding ATPase, with protein MKQNVIVSWSSGKDSTLVLERLIEDSRYHVVGLYTTFVRDEVPFQGTPIDVLEQQARLIGLPLIMIELPEVFPSNEVYQSRIVDALKASTLSIDAVAFGDMFCNGIAEYRRSYIEPAGWQCIFPLLDEPSDKLAKEILARGIQTLVVTTDGQVLSADYCGQWYSDTFLNQLPDNVDPCGENGEFHTLVTSSPCFCGEIQLSLTIKEQTDRFCYQRYHAKTLPNLIETV; from the coding sequence ATGAAGCAAAATGTTATTGTCAGTTGGTCGAGCGGAAAAGATTCCACATTAGTCCTTGAGAGACTGATTGAGGACTCGCGTTATCACGTTGTAGGCCTGTACACGACCTTCGTTCGAGATGAAGTGCCTTTTCAAGGGACCCCTATTGACGTGCTAGAACAACAAGCGCGATTAATTGGGTTGCCACTCATTATGATAGAACTGCCAGAGGTTTTCCCTAGTAATGAGGTTTATCAGTCCAGAATTGTGGATGCGTTAAAAGCGTCGACACTGTCGATTGATGCCGTAGCATTTGGTGATATGTTTTGTAATGGGATTGCGGAATACCGACGCAGTTATATCGAACCAGCAGGGTGGCAATGCATTTTTCCATTATTAGACGAACCGAGCGATAAATTAGCCAAAGAAATTTTAGCTCGAGGAATTCAAACATTAGTCGTAACGACAGACGGTCAGGTATTGTCAGCTGATTATTGTGGCCAGTGGTATAGCGACACGTTTTTAAACCAATTGCCCGATAACGTCGACCCCTGCGGTGAAAACGGCGAATTTCATACCTTGGTGACGAGTAGTCCTTGTTTTTGTGGGGAAATTCAGTTGTCTTTAACTATAAAAGAACAAACGGATCGATTTTGCTATCAAAGATACCACGCGAAAACATTGCCAAATTTGATCGAAACAGTATGA
- the rfbB gene encoding dTDP-glucose 4,6-dehydratase — MSVILVTGGAGFIGSALIRHLINSTSHLVVNVDKLTYAGNLQSLASINQNSRYFFEKVDICNAKEVKRIFCQYKPDIVMHLAAESHVDRSIDGPGSFIQTNIVGTYSLLEEARIYWSELDDKKKNNFRFHHVSTDEVYGDLPHPDIQTDDSSLFTESTAYDPSSPYSASKASSDHLVRAWHRTYHLPIIVTNCSNNYGPYHFPEKLIPLTILNALEGKSLPVYGKGNQIRDWLYVEDHVRALVLVATQGKIGETYNIGGHNEVQNIEVVKTICSILEELAPSKDNPNIGNFSCESLGISSYMELIKYVADRPGHDMRYAIDASKIQRELGWKPEETFQSGIRKTVQWYLDNQSWCQQVQEGNYQRERLGSKI, encoded by the coding sequence ATGTCAGTTATTCTTGTTACCGGTGGCGCAGGCTTTATTGGCTCAGCACTTATTCGTCACTTAATTAATTCTACCTCACATTTAGTAGTAAATGTTGATAAATTAACCTATGCAGGAAACCTTCAATCTTTAGCCAGCATAAATCAAAACTCTCGCTATTTTTTTGAAAAAGTTGATATTTGCAATGCAAAAGAAGTGAAACGTATATTTTGTCAATACAAGCCAGATATTGTTATGCATCTAGCAGCTGAATCGCATGTCGATCGTTCCATTGATGGCCCTGGTAGCTTTATCCAAACTAATATTGTAGGTACATACTCGCTACTTGAGGAGGCAAGAATCTATTGGTCTGAGCTTGATGATAAGAAAAAAAACAACTTCCGTTTTCATCATGTTTCAACAGATGAAGTTTATGGTGATTTACCTCACCCTGACATTCAAACAGACGACTCATCCCTGTTTACTGAAAGCACCGCATATGACCCAAGCTCTCCCTATAGTGCCTCAAAAGCGAGCTCAGATCATTTAGTACGTGCATGGCACAGAACTTATCATTTACCTATTATCGTTACTAACTGCTCAAACAATTATGGTCCTTACCATTTTCCAGAAAAGCTGATCCCCCTGACAATTCTCAATGCTCTCGAAGGTAAGTCGTTACCTGTATATGGTAAAGGTAACCAAATTCGAGATTGGCTTTATGTCGAAGACCATGTTCGTGCATTAGTTCTAGTCGCAACACAAGGGAAAATAGGGGAAACCTATAACATTGGCGGTCATAACGAAGTTCAAAATATTGAAGTAGTAAAAACTATTTGCTCAATACTTGAAGAACTTGCTCCAAGTAAGGACAACCCAAACATTGGTAATTTTTCATGTGAGTCACTCGGTATATCGAGTTATATGGAATTAATTAAGTATGTTGCTGATAGGCCAGGTCACGATATGCGTTACGCCATCGATGCTAGTAAAATTCAACGGGAGCTTGGGTGGAAACCAGAAGAAACTTTCCAATCTGGAATCCGTAAAACTGTACAGTGGTATCTAGATAATCAATCGTGGTGTCAGCAAGTACAAGAAGGAAATTACCAACGAGAGCGATTAGGAAGCAAAATATGA
- a CDS encoding TonB-dependent receptor: MNKSILAIAVASLLPYASFSHAQTSSDETVVVTASRFEQPLNDVIASTTVISKQEIEDIQAKSLVDVLKRVPGVEVAQTGGRGHSASIFMRGYNSDHVLILVDGVRIETAAGGISFNHIPLGTVERVEVIRGAGGALYGSDAVAGVINIITTSTQTNPLTSVSLGAGSDNQREANFATVQKLGENGTLKLAGGFEETEGYDFKVPATGQDYGYESQNLLASYSHKLSDTLTGSLSLRWFDNQVGYDSFGQKNYGYSENLSVTGEVKYQGDTLTSVLRANQQSIENIDYLESAGKANAGTQKNINLSNLQFLNQILINQYVTLGAGADWRKEKLDDDALSYGWPDALAGESRDTTGVYTSLDVNVNQLQVNASVRHDKHDKYDDYTTWSLGSMFYVTEKHAIRAAVGTAFKAPSYSDLTYNADLEPEKANNHEIGYIGDFELFSVEATYYNNDVDNLIIWYQGSPWYPLNVDAKLKGFELVTEFQTGFINHTVVAEFKDHKDSQGNKLARRADENYKWLVDTSYKDFDFNLTYTYTGERLGNPNESYDPTNVLSSVSLWDVSVGYWISPELVVRGRVDNLTDEEYQTAPGYNAPERRFFANVSYQF, translated from the coding sequence ATGAACAAGTCAATTTTAGCGATTGCAGTAGCATCGTTACTTCCGTATGCCTCTTTTTCACACGCTCAAACATCATCTGATGAAACCGTGGTAGTGACGGCCAGCCGTTTTGAACAACCATTGAATGATGTGATTGCATCAACAACCGTGATTTCTAAACAAGAGATTGAAGATATTCAAGCGAAGTCTTTGGTTGATGTGCTCAAACGTGTTCCAGGTGTCGAAGTTGCACAGACTGGAGGCCGTGGCCATAGTGCCTCTATTTTTATGCGTGGTTACAATAGTGATCACGTACTCATTTTGGTTGATGGTGTGCGTATTGAGACGGCAGCAGGTGGGATCAGTTTCAATCACATCCCACTTGGTACTGTTGAACGTGTTGAAGTGATCCGAGGTGCTGGTGGAGCGCTTTATGGTTCCGATGCGGTCGCTGGCGTGATCAATATCATCACCACTTCAACACAAACGAATCCGTTAACATCGGTGTCACTGGGTGCAGGCAGTGACAATCAGCGTGAAGCGAATTTTGCGACAGTACAGAAGTTAGGTGAAAACGGTACGTTAAAGTTAGCGGGTGGTTTTGAAGAAACAGAAGGTTACGACTTTAAAGTACCTGCTACAGGGCAAGATTATGGTTACGAGAGCCAAAATCTACTGGCATCGTATTCTCACAAGTTGTCTGATACCTTGACTGGTTCATTATCTTTACGTTGGTTTGATAACCAAGTGGGCTATGATTCTTTTGGTCAAAAAAACTATGGTTACTCAGAAAACTTGAGTGTCACTGGTGAAGTAAAGTATCAAGGTGATACGCTGACATCGGTACTGCGAGCAAACCAGCAATCGATTGAAAATATCGATTATTTAGAATCGGCCGGTAAAGCTAATGCTGGTACGCAGAAGAACATCAACCTATCCAATCTTCAGTTCTTAAATCAAATCCTGATCAATCAATATGTCACGCTAGGGGCGGGTGCCGACTGGCGTAAAGAAAAGCTGGATGATGACGCGTTATCTTATGGATGGCCTGATGCACTGGCTGGTGAGTCACGTGATACCACAGGCGTTTACACTTCCCTAGATGTGAATGTCAATCAGCTGCAGGTAAATGCGAGCGTACGTCATGACAAGCATGATAAATATGACGACTACACGACATGGTCATTAGGCAGTATGTTCTATGTGACAGAGAAACATGCGATTCGTGCTGCAGTAGGAACGGCGTTCAAAGCGCCTAGTTATTCAGACCTCACATATAACGCAGATTTAGAGCCGGAGAAAGCCAATAATCACGAGATCGGCTATATTGGTGACTTTGAGTTATTTTCTGTTGAAGCTACGTACTACAACAATGATGTCGATAATTTGATCATTTGGTATCAAGGTTCACCTTGGTATCCACTTAATGTGGATGCGAAGCTAAAAGGCTTTGAGTTAGTGACTGAGTTCCAGACAGGTTTTATTAATCATACTGTGGTCGCTGAATTTAAAGATCACAAAGACTCTCAGGGTAACAAGCTGGCTCGCAGAGCTGATGAGAATTACAAATGGTTAGTGGATACCTCGTACAAAGATTTCGACTTTAACCTGACTTACACCTACACCGGGGAACGCTTAGGGAATCCAAATGAGTCTTATGACCCAACGAATGTCCTATCCTCAGTTAGTTTGTGGGATGTGTCCGTTGGGTACTGGATTTCTCCTGAATTAGTTGTGAGAGGACGAGTTGATAATTTGACAGACGAAGAGTATCAAACAGCACCTGGTTATAACGCGCCAGAGCGACGCTTCTTTGCCAATGTCAGTTACCAGTTCTAA
- the rfbA gene encoding glucose-1-phosphate thymidylyltransferase RfbA translates to MKGIILAGGSGTRLYPITRGVSKQLLPVYDKPMIYYPLSVLMLAGIQDILIITTLEDQAGFIRMLGDGKEFGVNLSYGIQPNPDGLAQAFIIGEKFIGNENVCLVLGDNIFWGQGFTPVIKRATARSNGATVFGYQVKDPERFGVVEFDKNNKVISIEEKPEKPKSNFAVTGLYFYDNNVVDMAKKVVPSHRGELEITSINQMYMELGELHVEQLGRGFAWLDTGTHESLLEAAMFVETIEKRQGYKIACLEEIAWRNGWLSKEQVTQTAKKLSKNAYGLYLNDLLKTKF, encoded by the coding sequence ATGAAAGGTATTATCCTAGCCGGTGGCTCCGGTACACGACTATACCCAATTACACGTGGTGTATCTAAGCAACTACTACCAGTTTACGATAAGCCTATGATTTATTATCCATTGTCAGTGCTTATGCTTGCGGGTATTCAAGATATTCTAATTATCACAACACTTGAAGACCAAGCGGGGTTCATCCGTATGCTTGGTGATGGTAAAGAGTTTGGCGTAAACCTAAGTTATGGTATTCAACCTAATCCGGATGGACTTGCTCAAGCTTTTATCATTGGCGAAAAATTCATTGGCAACGAAAATGTTTGCTTAGTACTTGGAGACAATATTTTCTGGGGACAAGGGTTCACTCCAGTAATAAAGCGTGCAACGGCTAGGTCTAATGGTGCAACAGTGTTTGGCTACCAAGTCAAAGATCCAGAACGTTTTGGCGTAGTCGAATTTGATAAAAATAATAAGGTTATAAGTATTGAAGAAAAGCCCGAAAAACCAAAATCTAACTTTGCCGTTACGGGTTTATATTTTTATGATAATAATGTTGTTGATATGGCTAAAAAAGTTGTACCAAGCCACCGTGGTGAACTCGAAATCACCTCCATCAATCAAATGTATATGGAGCTAGGTGAGCTACACGTAGAGCAACTTGGACGAGGGTTTGCTTGGTTGGATACGGGAACCCACGAAAGCCTATTGGAAGCAGCGATGTTCGTCGAAACTATCGAAAAGCGTCAAGGATACAAAATAGCCTGCCTTGAAGAAATCGCTTGGAGAAATGGTTGGCTCTCTAAAGAACAAGTAACCCAAACTGCAAAAAAACTATCTAAAAATGCTTATGGTCTGTACCTAAATGACTTATTAAAAACTAAGTTCTAA
- a CDS encoding glycosyltransferase family 2 protein, which yields MKLSIVATLYRSESYISQFYQRISDVAAKLFGLDYEIILVNDGSPDRSLDKAIALSKTDKKLKVVNLSRNFGHHKAMMTGLMHATGDLVFLIDSDLEEQPEWLELFYNKMNDTQADVVYGVQETRKGGWFEKMSGSLFYKAFNMLGHIKIPENLVTTRLMSKDYVEALVLHKETDFFIAGLWQLTGFDQVELKLKKLSTSPTTYTLAKKISLLINAVTAFSNYPLILIFYLGVTVSLLSVVYITYLISNWFLYDTPLQGWTSLIASVWLFGGLILAALGVIGIYLGKVFIEVKRRPYTIIKSTYQNGEKQKAE from the coding sequence ATGAAACTATCCATTGTTGCCACTTTGTACAGATCAGAGAGTTATATCAGTCAGTTTTATCAAAGAATAAGTGATGTTGCGGCCAAATTATTTGGCCTTGATTATGAGATAATATTAGTCAACGATGGGTCACCAGACAGAAGCTTGGATAAAGCTATTGCGCTTTCAAAAACAGATAAAAAACTGAAAGTAGTCAACCTCAGCCGTAACTTTGGACACCATAAAGCTATGATGACAGGACTGATGCATGCAACAGGTGATTTGGTTTTTTTGATTGATAGTGATCTTGAAGAACAACCAGAATGGCTAGAATTGTTCTACAACAAAATGAACGACACGCAAGCAGACGTAGTTTATGGTGTGCAAGAGACGAGAAAGGGAGGCTGGTTTGAAAAAATGAGTGGAAGCCTTTTCTATAAAGCATTCAATATGCTGGGACATATTAAGATCCCGGAAAACCTTGTTACAACTCGATTAATGTCAAAAGACTACGTTGAAGCACTAGTTTTACATAAAGAAACCGACTTTTTTATTGCAGGTTTATGGCAGCTGACAGGCTTTGATCAGGTCGAGCTCAAACTTAAGAAACTTTCGACAAGCCCAACCACATATACATTAGCAAAAAAAATATCTTTGTTAATAAATGCAGTTACTGCCTTCAGCAATTATCCATTAATTCTGATCTTCTATCTTGGCGTAACTGTTTCTCTGCTTTCTGTTGTTTATATAACCTACTTAATATCGAATTGGTTCTTATATGATACTCCTTTACAAGGTTGGACATCTTTAATTGCATCGGTATGGCTATTTGGTGGATTAATTTTAGCGGCGCTGGGTGTAATTGGAATTTATTTGGGTAAAGTTTTTATCGAAGTAAAACGGCGACCTTATACCATTATCAAGTCTACTTATCAAAATGGTGAAAAGCAAAAAGCAGAATAA
- a CDS encoding formyltransferase family protein encodes MQKVSFYIMNSKGLFVLKRFIEAYGSNAISYIVSEQDKSLQYDCINDIKLIAKNNNIPFYQRAHLDTEIEDNFLGLKFAIGWRWLIKNTKNLVVFHDSLLPKYRGFAPLVNSLINNELQGGVTALFADNKYDQGDIIAQESTNFSYPIKIEDAIKQIEPIYFHLVDKIYKYTLTGKALTGQKQDESEATYSLWLDSKDYFIDWTWSAKKIKRFVDAVGYPYDGAKAWLNDCITTFKEVEEVNDVIIEHRDRHIGKVIFVEENVPIIICSKGLLALKEITDENNITLQINFRSRFQ; translated from the coding sequence ATGCAAAAAGTTTCTTTTTACATTATGAATTCGAAGGGTTTATTTGTCCTAAAACGCTTTATCGAAGCGTATGGATCAAATGCTATTAGTTACATTGTGAGTGAACAAGATAAATCACTTCAATATGATTGTATTAATGATATAAAACTAATCGCAAAAAATAATAACATCCCTTTCTACCAACGAGCACACCTTGATACAGAAATAGAAGATAACTTTCTGGGTTTAAAATTTGCTATTGGCTGGCGATGGCTTATTAAAAATACCAAAAACTTGGTTGTATTCCATGACTCTTTATTACCAAAATATCGTGGTTTTGCTCCTCTAGTAAACTCTTTGATCAATAATGAGTTACAAGGTGGTGTAACCGCTTTATTTGCAGATAATAAATATGATCAAGGAGATATTATTGCTCAGGAATCGACTAACTTTAGTTATCCAATAAAGATAGAAGATGCAATAAAACAAATTGAACCGATATACTTTCATTTAGTCGACAAAATTTATAAATATACTTTGACTGGAAAAGCGTTAACGGGACAAAAGCAAGATGAAAGTGAAGCAACTTATAGTTTATGGTTGGATAGTAAAGATTACTTTATTGATTGGACTTGGTCTGCAAAAAAAATAAAACGTTTTGTGGATGCAGTAGGCTATCCATATGATGGAGCTAAAGCTTGGTTAAATGATTGCATCACGACTTTTAAAGAAGTAGAAGAAGTAAATGATGTGATCATTGAGCATAGAGATAGACATATCGGTAAAGTTATTTTTGTAGAGGAAAATGTACCAATCATTATTTGTTCAAAAGGTTTATTAGCTTTAAAAGAAATAACGGATGAAAATAACATAACTTTACAAATTAATTTTAGAAGTAGGTTTCAGTAA
- the trmA gene encoding tRNA (uridine(54)-C5)-methyltransferase TrmA, with protein MATLDVNPQTYQQQLADKVERLTTMFSSYNVPELEVFESPEQHYRMRAEFRVWHEGDELYYIMFNQETREKYRVDQFPTASRLINDLMPLLIDAMKDNDALRRKLFQVDFLSTLSGEILVSLLYHRQLDDAWTENAKALKQRLNDEGFNLNIIGRARKMKIVLDRDYVVEKLDVNGQSYIYQQVENSFTQPNGKVAEKMLEWAVDCTQESTGDLLELYCGNGNFSLALAQNFDRVLATELAKPSVVSAQYNIAANKIENVQILRLSAEEFTQAIEGRREFRRLQDAGVDLKSYNCNTIFVDPPRAGMDIDTCKMVQGYERIMYISCNPETLKENLDILCETHNVTRFALFDQFPYTHHMEAGVLLERIK; from the coding sequence ATGGCGACTCTCGACGTAAACCCGCAAACTTACCAACAGCAATTGGCCGACAAAGTAGAACGCCTGACCACAATGTTCTCATCATACAATGTGCCAGAGCTGGAAGTGTTTGAATCTCCAGAGCAGCATTACCGCATGCGTGCAGAGTTTCGAGTTTGGCATGAAGGCGATGAGCTTTACTACATCATGTTCAATCAAGAAACGCGTGAAAAATACCGCGTGGATCAGTTTCCTACCGCAAGCCGCTTAATTAACGACTTGATGCCATTGCTGATTGATGCAATGAAAGATAATGACGCTCTGCGCCGTAAACTATTTCAAGTCGACTTTCTCTCAACATTGAGTGGCGAGATCCTTGTATCACTGCTTTACCACCGCCAACTTGATGATGCGTGGACAGAAAACGCAAAAGCACTAAAGCAGCGCTTAAATGATGAAGGTTTTAACCTCAACATCATCGGCCGTGCACGTAAAATGAAAATCGTACTCGACCGTGACTACGTGGTTGAAAAGTTAGACGTAAATGGCCAAAGCTACATTTACCAGCAAGTTGAAAACAGCTTCACGCAGCCAAACGGCAAAGTGGCAGAGAAAATGCTGGAATGGGCAGTCGACTGTACTCAAGAAAGCACTGGTGACTTACTTGAACTCTACTGCGGTAACGGTAATTTCTCTCTTGCATTAGCACAAAACTTCGACCGGGTACTCGCGACTGAACTGGCAAAACCATCCGTAGTCTCCGCGCAATACAATATTGCTGCAAACAAAATTGAGAACGTCCAAATCCTACGTCTATCCGCCGAAGAGTTTACGCAAGCCATCGAAGGGAGGCGGGAATTCCGCCGTTTACAAGATGCGGGGGTGGATCTAAAGAGCTACAACTGCAACACAATTTTTGTCGATCCACCACGTGCTGGGATGGATATTGATACATGTAAAATGGTGCAAGGTTATGAGCGCATCATGTACATTTCTTGTAATCCTGAGACATTAAAAGAGAACTTGGACATTCTATGCGAAACGCACAACGTGACCCGTTTTGCTTTGTTCGATCAATTCCCATATACCCACCACATGGAGGCTGGGGTGTTACTGGAACGCATCAAATAG
- the murI gene encoding glutamate racemase produces MSKQQKVLIFDSGVGGISVYQEIQKLLPQLDYLYIFDNEAYPYGELEHETLIKRVRCLVTELVAEYQIDLVVIACNTASTIVLPTLRQSLSIPVVGVVPAIKPASNLASKAVGLIATPATVTRQYTKELIRDFAQSKTVEMLGSTRLVDIAEEKLRGMPVSLSELQKILSPLADNIDVAVLGCTHFPLIRDEIQAALGEHVILIDSGEAIARRVQDLLKIDRADKIGGREIFSSAPPWEEEALNNKLMALGFNPIRHYPILDF; encoded by the coding sequence GTGTCAAAACAACAAAAGGTATTAATCTTTGATTCTGGTGTTGGTGGAATTTCAGTTTACCAAGAAATTCAGAAGCTATTGCCGCAATTAGATTACTTGTACATTTTTGACAATGAAGCGTACCCCTATGGAGAGCTTGAGCACGAGACGTTAATTAAACGAGTTAGGTGTTTAGTCACCGAACTGGTTGCTGAATATCAGATTGATCTCGTCGTAATTGCTTGCAATACGGCGAGCACTATCGTCCTTCCAACACTTCGCCAATCATTGTCAATACCCGTGGTTGGCGTTGTACCTGCCATAAAGCCTGCCTCCAACCTAGCAAGCAAAGCTGTTGGGCTTATCGCTACACCTGCGACCGTGACACGCCAATATACCAAAGAACTGATCCGAGACTTTGCTCAAAGTAAAACAGTAGAGATGTTGGGTTCGACCCGTTTGGTGGATATTGCTGAAGAAAAATTACGCGGCATGCCAGTGAGTCTATCTGAACTTCAAAAAATACTTTCCCCTTTGGCAGATAATATCGACGTTGCAGTATTAGGGTGCACACACTTCCCCTTGATCCGAGATGAGATTCAAGCAGCATTGGGTGAGCACGTGATTCTGATTGACTCTGGTGAGGCGATTGCACGTAGAGTGCAGGATTTATTAAAAATAGATAGGGCGGATAAAATAGGGGGAAGAGAGATTTTTTCAAGTGCTCCCCCTTGGGAAGAGGAAGCACTGAATAACAAGCTAATGGCCCTAGGCTTTAATCCTATTCGCCATTATCCGATTCTGGATTTTTAG
- the rffA gene encoding dTDP-4-amino-4,6-dideoxygalactose transaminase has protein sequence MITFNRPPLTGNEQQYVLQAIQSNKISGDGLFGKQCQTWFEKNLNCSKTLLTPSCTAALEMAAILLDIQPGDEVIMPSYTFVSTANAFVLRGAKIVFVDIRPDTMNIDETKIEAAITDKTKAILPVHYAGVACDMDAIMNIANHHSLFVVEDAAQGMMASYKGKALGTIGHLGAISFHETKNYTSGGEGGLLIINDERFLQRAEIIREKGTNRSEFFRGKVDKYTWVDLGSSYLPSELQAAFLWGQLEKAHDINQNRLATWNIYHNAFSPLQKASLAELPIVPVHCQHNAHMYYLKLKNLEQRTAFIDHLEAHNINAAFHYVPLHNAPAGQKFGDFRGADKYTTVESTRLVRLPLYYGMERNDLDHIINQSLTFFNKLEN, from the coding sequence GTGATTACATTTAACAGACCACCTTTAACTGGTAACGAGCAGCAATACGTTTTGCAGGCAATACAAAGCAATAAAATTTCAGGGGACGGCTTATTTGGTAAACAATGCCAGACCTGGTTTGAAAAGAATTTGAATTGTTCAAAGACCTTGCTCACACCTTCATGCACGGCGGCATTGGAAATGGCAGCAATATTGCTCGATATTCAACCTGGTGATGAAGTAATTATGCCTAGCTATACTTTTGTAAGTACTGCGAATGCATTTGTATTACGTGGAGCAAAGATTGTGTTTGTTGATATTCGTCCCGATACTATGAATATCGACGAAACAAAAATTGAAGCGGCGATTACTGACAAAACGAAAGCAATTTTGCCTGTACATTATGCAGGAGTAGCCTGTGATATGGATGCAATTATGAATATTGCCAACCATCACAGTTTATTTGTGGTTGAAGATGCAGCACAAGGTATGATGGCTAGCTATAAAGGGAAAGCATTAGGTACTATTGGACATTTAGGAGCAATTAGTTTTCATGAAACTAAAAACTATACTAGCGGTGGTGAAGGTGGACTATTAATAATTAATGATGAGCGTTTTTTACAGCGTGCAGAAATCATACGTGAAAAAGGTACTAATCGTAGCGAGTTTTTTCGTGGTAAAGTGGACAAATATACTTGGGTGGATTTAGGAAGTAGTTATCTTCCTAGTGAACTTCAGGCAGCATTTTTATGGGGACAATTAGAAAAAGCACATGACATCAACCAAAACCGTTTAGCAACTTGGAATATATATCACAATGCCTTTTCTCCACTACAAAAAGCCAGTTTAGCAGAGCTACCTATTGTTCCTGTACATTGTCAACATAATGCACACATGTATTACCTCAAACTCAAAAACTTGGAACAACGCACAGCCTTTATCGATCATTTAGAAGCTCACAATATCAATGCAGCTTTCCATTATGTTCCATTACACAATGCACCAGCCGGGCAAAAATTTGGCGATTTTCGGGGGGCAGACAAATATACTACCGTCGAAAGCACAAGGTTGGTTAGGTTACCGCTTTATTACGGCATGGAACGAAATGATTTAGACCATATAATCAACCAATCATTAACGTTTTTTAATAAGCTTGAGAATTAG